One Triplophysa rosa linkage group LG8, Trosa_1v2, whole genome shotgun sequence genomic window, aacaagcacacaaaactaataacacatggtaacccagtctttatcacactgtcaggctttattctgcgataacaacctgcTGCCTGTACATCATCCCTTACCTAAAAAttgcagttgttttttaaactaaCTGTGGATGCACTTTTCCTTTTCCAGTTTTTTCCTCAACAGTCCAGTGGGGATTCTTGTGGTGTCTACATGCTGATGGtaagaatgtttaatttatcaaagctgttagataataaaaccaaagtcttacagtgttatttgtgtttcacagtatgCTCTCAGCATCTGCACATCATGTCCCTTAACATTCACAGAGGTAAGCTGGATTTTCACACAAGTATGTCATTGAACTACTggtatgtgtgcattttttttgtgtgtttgtgtgttttaggaggAGGTGCCATTGATTCGCCAGTGGTGGTGCATTAACCTCATGGAAAGATTTTGCCTAGAAGGGTATGATAGATTCTACAGATATAATTTCAGTATCTTGGCTGTATTAAGTTAGCTAAAGCTATTACATAGagttcatatacatttacatatattttcaaaggCATGGACAGAGGTTTGCATACTGGACCGAAGAAGCATCCCAACTCCTTCAGGGGATCGTTGAGCCTGTGTTTAGGGTGTCGAAATTCACCACCACCAAACTGTCACCCAGCAGAAGAGTTGTGGATGACAAGGACATTGATAAGGTTAATGATTATACAGTAGTGGTTATACATGAAGCATTTGCATGATTGCTGAATAAATAGTATAACTGTTGTGCCATTTTACTATGTAAGGAATAAATGACTATAGGCCATTTAATTAGTCAACCAATTAGAATGAAGCATAAACTTCATTTACTTCAATAGGTGCAGCAGCCAACCATTGTCCGAGACCTAAATACAGCGTGGTACTGGGTACAGAATCACAGACACTTATTCCGTGGGGAGGTGACAGAGCCTGCCTTTTTGCAGATGAACAGGGGTGATCAACAAAATGCCATCAAGAACCTCTTGGGGGGTCAATTCTCTGAGGCGAAGGAtgcctttttgtttatatttcattaccaagaagacatggaaacatttttgtcgTACTGTGTTGATGACCAAGGCCTGAAGGTCAATGCTATGTTCTACAAAGagaaatgtagtgtgtgtgcgcgtgtgtgagtgagtgagtgtgcgtgagagagagagagcgagagagagagagagagagagcgcgtgagagtgtgcatgtgcgtgcgtttgtgtgtgtgtgtgtgcgagcctGTGAGGAatggaacaaatgtataaataaattgaaagaatatatatataactgtattctgtgtgtttcttaaatgcagttaaatatctagaacagttatgtagaacctatctttagaaaatgaatagaaagaaaacacatctgTATGAACATCTGTATTTTCCAAATTGTGTCTAGCAAATttgaccatttatttaattcaatcaagttaatttgtgccacatattaaccAAATTTTAACCGAAATGGATCGGgtagttattttttatgaccaccttaaaacaaacatgcattataattcagcaacaatttaacaagccaggaaatatctcaaagcattgtaagaaacaaattaagaaaaaagaaacttatacagatataataaatacatttattaataaatgtaataaaaaatatatatattaaactccgagtgtaaaacaacagcagtaaCGGTATAGCCTACATACCCGAAACTGCCGTAAAGTGTTTCGATTTATTTCggacaggaagtgacgtcagtttcgcgcatgcgcggaacaaatcgtgtttccgggacggataGAAGGGATACAGTtacggccggaagtgatgcaaaatctcgccatcaaattataataaattatgttagctaacgcctacacctaccACAAcgctaaacctaaccttacaataataaaaatgtatgccattgttttgtttcaagaggcacaccagtaatgtttttttctaaggcatttttataaaagtgcctaaaatatcctaatttaactaaggtctAGTCCCGTTTTAAGATAAGCCttttctgtgaaaccgggccatattAATTGTTGTCAGCGTGATAataggcttgtttgagatgcacctTGCCTCGCCTGAAAAGAAGAAGAGAGTAGGCGGCTGCAGTAAGAGGAGGAGTGAAAATAGCGCAGGCAAGACGGACACTTCCCAAATCgcgctgtcgagtcgactggaaACGTCAGCAATAGATCGCGTTCAAGTTttttatcgcatttttcttgggccaactGAGTTTAAAAGTGTGAAATGTTCTAAATCGTATATTAGACAAACTCTCAACCATGCCAAGGCTGTACGAAATAATTTAGATATGTTATTTGACAAACGAATGCTTAAACTTAGAACCtcctatttcaagtttccagttTATCcccccaaaaattaaaaaaaattaaattgtatttgatatttatacttctggggagttcctatattgtgtaaattctgtaactcatttccagaaaacacagaccctattttttcagagcatattttctttaattcctggacaaagtgcaataattgtggttaaattagaaaaaatgttgtgaatttaacatgtcgtttataaaaaatgtaatatggaaactgtgaaaaaggaggtcaaactttttttatattaacaacttacttttgttagctaagaacttaattcccaaatgtatttttttaattgtttgtagtAGCCtatttaagaattatttgggacaatatttaaaaatgctgtcaaaagcaaataataaaaagctggaattttgttagactttttcgataatataaataatatttcttgtttttaatttattaattaggatggattgaacattttgatttttttctttcttttttgtcattgttgtttggtttgtattatcttttattattttttctcgtctgtttttgaatgtaaactgtataccatcttgttttgtaatgtttttgttataatttaataaaaagcgctttttatGGCAGAGGAAATCTATGCAACTGAATTGCCACTGCTTTTACATCAAGGTGGTTATGAGGACTATATATttaggtgtgttttttccacatataaatcTCAAAACCTACTTCAGTTAATGGACATTCTCTCCCAATGAGCATTTAAGCTGTGTCGTCAGCAAGTTCTTTTCATCAGCGCAGTCGGTGGAGAGCAACTGTGCCCGACTGAAGAATCCGATACAGCCGCCTGGCCGTCGCGAGAGTTTTTTGACACACGTCAGTATGAATCTGCGGAGCCCGTCTgctcacccctcggagaaaaaaaacaagacccgcaaatgtgtggccacagttttgtaattcgttccctcagtttaaaaatccgtactcacagattctaaaactgttcccacgtttacaaaaccgtgctctcggattaataaactgtacccacgagtttacaatccgtgctctcggttttgtaaaccgtcccctcaatttttgaaatctgtacccacgaattcataatctgtgcccaatCGCAAccctttcgcaatccgttcgcacagttttgcaaactgtagcctactcgcggaattgaagcctctgtctgtcaacagaagtagctcctacaggaacattaacgaatattgtatactgttttattttagattatattataaattgtcttaatggGTTTACACACGAGCACGTGGCGCaaataaagcatgcgttcattgcaccgtttcactggcataaagttggtttgacactaaacgttcgatattcgtgaatttagggaccgtctctaaagttacatacacattaaaatacatgtttccaactttaatggcatttaaagggaatgacttatacccacaagactaactgtaGGCTacagtgtttatgtgtgtgtcagatataatgcacaccttttatatttattgtaataaactgttaaatcaaatgcaaatattcctgtgtttcactgctgtatgggctcatacataaatatacaaattttaaagctcaatagtatttaaagggaatgacttccctgactaactgtaaagtgttcatgtgtCTGCCAGAcagaatgcacaccttttagattattgatatgtattaaaataaaccgtcaaacattcctatgtgtataatggtctcatacacaaatataccattatttaaagctcaatagcaataCGTATAGGAAAGTGTGCATATGATTTgaaggtttattttaatactcaatcatctaaaagttgtgcataatagctgacacacacatgaacactgtacagttagtcttgtggctataaatcattccctttatatgcttttgaagttggaaaaatgtattttaatgtgtatgtaactttagagatggtccctaaattcacgaatatcgaaagtttaatgtcaaaccaactttacaccagtgaaacgcggcaatgaacgtgCCTGCTGAACGTGaacatgctttatatgcgccacgcgctcgtgtgtaaacacattaagacaatttataatagaatctaaaataaaacagtattcgttaatgttcctgtaggaaggagcttgttctgttgacagacagaggcttcaattccgcgagtaggctagtctgcaaaactgtgcgaacggattgcgaaagcgtgggcacagattatgaattcgtgggtacagatttcaaaaactgaggggacggtttacaaaaccgagagcacggattgtaaactcgtgggtacagtttattcatccgagagcacggttttgtaaactgtgggaacagttttagaatctgtgagtacggatttttaaactgatggaacgaattacaaaactgtggcgacagatttgcgggtcttgtttttttttctccgaggggtgatcagacgggctccgtatgaatcagagcaaggcggacgtaactcggacacatttcttaccggcatgcatctcgcgctgatcaccggtgatcggttctgcgcagaatttggccatctcaaaCGAGCCTAAAAATGATGCGggattgaagtgcgcatgccaaGTGGAGGTAGTTGTATCTGCGGTGGATGTCCAACCCGTCCCACATCCAAGTGTGATGTCATAATGTCAAAATACGTCACATTCTCATTAACATTGAAGCAGTAAGACGCCAACACAGTAGGTGGCGATAATACACATTATTGTTTGTGTTAcctgaaataaaaccaaaaagaagAAGACAAAAAGGAAGCAGAAGCGTCCAGAAAGTGAGGTGAATTAA contains:
- the LOC130557646 gene encoding uncharacterized protein LOC130557646, with amino-acid sequence MWLWLPDPSRKHDLFCACAKLTSLPVIGDVLRQSSRPGTRSESGRGAFLGITPVPGVFEFYHQRHIASFIDPGSWTEKTGRDLEFFPQQSSGDSCGVYMLMYALSICTSCPLTFTEEEVPLIRQWWCINLMERFCLEGHGQRFAYWTEEASQLLQGIVEPVFRVSKFTTTKLSPSRRVVDDKDIDKVQQPTIVRDLNTAWYWVQNHRHLFRGEVTEPAFLQMNRGDQQNAIKNLLGGQFSEAKDAFLFIFHYQEDMETFLSYCVDDQGLKVNAMFYKEKCSVCARV